The sequence below is a genomic window from Thioclava nitratireducens.
GTTCCGGACCCGTTCGATAGAATTGAACGAAAAAGATCGCGGGAATTAACACCCTGTTCAGCGCGCGTGCGCCACTCTCGACATGCGCGGCGCTCCAAGCAGCGCCCCCATCTCGGGGAGGGCACGATGCCATATTCCAACACCGAAGAAGCGGTCATCAAACGCAACATCATCAAGGGCCGACGCGAAATGGCCCGCCTGCTGCGCGGGGTGCGTGGGCAATTTGCACTGGTCGCGATATTCGCCGCCTTCATCAATGTACTCGTCCTCGCCGGGCCCCTGTTCATGTTGCAGGTCTACGACCGCGTGCTGCCCGCACGGTCGCTGCCGACGCTGATCAACCTGTTCCTGCTGGTGGCCTTTCTGTTCATGATGATGGGCGTGCTCGATTGGGCACGGGGCCGCCTGCTCGCCCGGATCGGCGCGGATCATCAGCGCGGCCTCGAAAGGCGCGTGTTCGACGCCGCCATCGTCGACGCGACGGTCAACACGCAGGAGCGGTCGTCCAACAACGCCCTGCGCGATCTGGAAATTCTACAGCGTTACTATGCCTCCCCAGTCGCGGCAGCGGTGTTCGATCTGCCTTGGACGCCGCTCTATCTCGGGGTGCTGTTCGTCTTCCATCCCTGGCTCGGCGCATTGGCTTTTGCCGGGGGCGCCGCACTGATCCTGCTTTCATTCGCGACGCAATTCGTCACGCGCGCGCGGCTGGATGAGACGGCGCAGCTGGAGAACAAGGCCCGCTACCTGGGAAACGACTTTCTTCGACAGATCGAAACCATCGTTTCGCTTGGCATGCGTGAAAGCGGTTTCAAGCGCTGGCAGGCGGCGCGGCACGAATCCATGAACAACGCAATTCACACCACGGATGTCAGCGGCAGCTTCCACGCCGTGATGCGCGCCCTGCGGCTGCTCCTGCAAACCTCGATGCTCGCCCTCGGCGCCTACCTGGTACTGCAGGGTGAGGTGAGCGCCGGGGCGATGGTCGCAGCCTCGATCCTGATGGGCCGTGCGCTCGCGCCGGTCGAACTCGCCGTGGGCGGCTGGACGCAATGGCAGGGCGCCAGCCTTGCTCGCGACCGGCTGGCTGCCCTTCTCGGCGCCCACCCGCCGGAGCGAAAGGGCTCCGAATGGATCACGCCGAAGCCCCAGCTCACCGTGGAAGGCCTCACCATTCGCCCTGCGACGTCCGACCGCGCGACGCTCGACATGATCAGCTTCTCACTCGAACCCGGCGAAGCGCTCGGGGTGATCGGTCCGCTCGGTGCGGGCAAATCAGTTCTCGCGCGCAGCCTGTGCAACTTCCACCGCCCCAGCGCCGGCACGATCCGCCTCGACGATGTGCCGCTCGACCAATACGACCGCGACAACCTCGGGCGGCTGATCGGTTATCTGCCGCAATCGATCTCCTTTTTCCCCGGCACGGTAGCCGAGAATATCGCCCGGCTCGATCCAGCGCCGGACAAGGACCGGGTCATCGCCGCCGCAAAACGTGCTGGCGCGCACCAGATGATTCTCAAACTGCCCGCCGGATATGACACGCCGATCGAGTTCGAGGGAGCATCGCTTTCCGATCGTCAGCGCCAGCTCGTCGCGCTTTCGCGCGCGCTCTATCACGATCCGATACTCCTCGTTCTCGACGAGCCCAACCTGTTGCTGAACGGTGATGCCGGGCCGGGCCTTCATGCGATGCTGAGCGATCTGAAAGCGCATGGCGGCGCGGCGATCGTGATGACCAACAGCCCCGGGGCACTCGCTGAATGCGACCGTATCCTTGTGCTCGATCGAGGTGCGCAGCGCGCGCTCGGCGCGCGCGACGACGTTCTCAAGCGCATGATCGCCTCGGCCACCAAATCCCGTGTTGTGCCCGCCGCGGACAGTGCGGCGTGAGTGACGCGGACGTCCGTTCAGGACAGGAGAGCCGTCGCCAGGCCTCTTCGCTCCATCGCGTTCCGATCGGCTGCGGTCTCGCGGCGATCGTCGCCTTGTTCATCGGATGCGCCATATGGCTGACCTTCACGCGGCTCGCCGGACTGATCCAAGCCTCGGGCCGCATCGAAGTCGATAGTTCCCGACACGTGATCGAGCATCCGACGGGTGGGATCATCGATAAAGTCTACGTCAAAAGCGGCGATCACGTCACCCGCGGCCAAGTGCTTATACGGCTCGATGCGGATGATATCC
It includes:
- a CDS encoding type I secretion system permease/ATPase codes for the protein MPYSNTEEAVIKRNIIKGRREMARLLRGVRGQFALVAIFAAFINVLVLAGPLFMLQVYDRVLPARSLPTLINLFLLVAFLFMMMGVLDWARGRLLARIGADHQRGLERRVFDAAIVDATVNTQERSSNNALRDLEILQRYYASPVAAAVFDLPWTPLYLGVLFVFHPWLGALAFAGGAALILLSFATQFVTRARLDETAQLENKARYLGNDFLRQIETIVSLGMRESGFKRWQAARHESMNNAIHTTDVSGSFHAVMRALRLLLQTSMLALGAYLVLQGEVSAGAMVAASILMGRALAPVELAVGGWTQWQGASLARDRLAALLGAHPPERKGSEWITPKPQLTVEGLTIRPATSDRATLDMISFSLEPGEALGVIGPLGAGKSVLARSLCNFHRPSAGTIRLDDVPLDQYDRDNLGRLIGYLPQSISFFPGTVAENIARLDPAPDKDRVIAAAKRAGAHQMILKLPAGYDTPIEFEGASLSDRQRQLVALSRALYHDPILLVLDEPNLLLNGDAGPGLHAMLSDLKAHGGAAIVMTNSPGALAECDRILVLDRGAQRALGARDDVLKRMIASATKSRVVPAADSAA